The sequence GTCAAACTTGAGAGGCTTCTCTCCTCTGGCTCAACAGACAGCCTGGAAAGCAACTTGTCTGCAATGTTTGGGATCACAGGCTGCAGGAGAGTCCCATAGACCCGCAGGCATTCCAGCGTAACATGGATGATGGTGTCGAGCCAGAGCTTCTCTGCAGGGTCTTTTCGGTCCAGTTTCCAGGGCTTGTGTCTCTGGAAGAAGCCATTGGTCTCTCTTACGCACAAGGCAATACATTCTAAAGCCTTGTAGATCTGGAAACTTTCAAAATAACTGGccacctgcagaggcagagaagccACAGATGCCACCAGCTCATAGTCTTCAGTTATAGCCCTGCCCAAGGCTTGTGTCCCATCACAATCTGAAATCTTTGGAAAACAAGACTCTGAGAAACAAGGGTAAGTGTTGCTGGGGTTGATGCTGAGAGCTGTTGAACGATTCAGAAGTCCCCCAAGCGCATCTGCCAGTTCTGAATTCACTAACTTAACAACCTTCTCATCATAATAGTCACAATCCCGCTCAGGCACACCTTGCCTTAGCAGGAAGTACCGAAAACCATCTACTGTGTACTGTCCAAAACAAGAAATGGGGTCAATCACATTGCCCAGGCTTTTGGACATCTTCTGTCCATGGACAGTCCAGTGGGAGTGCACGCAGATCCGCTCAGGGGGGGCCAGCCCAGCCGCCATCAGCAGTGCTGGCCAGTAGACAGCATGAAACTTGAGGATGTCCTTGCCCACAATATGGTGTGCGGCAGGCCACCACTCACCGTGTGTCTCAGGGTAACCCACAACGCTCAGATAGTTCACCAAGGCATCCACCCATACATAAATAGTTTGCGTTGAGTCACTGGGGACAGGGATACCCCATTGTAACCGGCTTCTCTCACGAGAGACAGACAAGTCCGGCAGGTCCTCTTCCAGCCAGTGGAGCACTTGCTGATAGAAAGGAACAGGGGAAATGACACATGGGTTGTCCCGGAGCCACTTCTGCAACGGCTTCTGGAATTCAGAGAGCCTGAACATATAATTCTCCTCTTTGGTCCAGTGCACCTgacaacacaggagaaaaaagaattacaACCCAGATGAACAATTTTATAATTTGCACACAGCATTTCCAGTACGGAGTTTGTCACACGATGCTGCATTTGCATTTGGGTGTGTTCCCCACCACACgtggagtccctggggtccttcTATGATTAGAGGGAACCTCCTCTCCTAAATCCTAAGACACCAGCTCGCTGGGTTCCCTGGGAAGACACGTAAAGATTTAGGCACTCAGAATGGCTCAGCATTCTGCTTTTAAAGATCCTTGGGTCCCCAGGGCAGGAATACCTTTCTACATGCCAGATTTATCTGCCATTGGGCAAGAACTACAGAGGCAAGAATACACTTCCTTAAAAATATAGCCTTGCAAAAATGGTACAGAACCATAAAAAGACAAAGTGACATGAGTCATTGTTAATTACTGCCTTACTAAAGATCCTGGTGGGTGCCTTAGCTTctcccctagctgctgcctccctctttTCCCCCAGTTTAAGCTTCAGTGCATCTTAGCTGCTAACCTTGATAGGCCATACTGGTACAAACAGATTTATAGTCCTGTAAAAGTACTGACAGCACTTCTCCCACATTTAAGTTCATTAAAGGACACATCTCGCTAAAACAACGAAAACTTTGCAGGTAGGTAAGGTATGACTGAACTGTGTAAAGGCACTCTAGTTCTATGGCTAGGCTAGGAATtcttatcttttaaaattaaataaggCTCCAAAATAATGGAGGCATCGTGCAGGGCAGAGTTGCAGTTTCTAGCACTGAACCCAACAACTTCTGACCGAGCCAGAAAGTGCATCACTCTCATTACAAGCAATAAAGAACCTACCACATCTGAAGGCAAGATAGCCTAAGGAATAATTAGTCTCTGTGGTATGAAACTACAGTTCATGGCATAGTTGAATTTGTCTCATTTCAGCTAATAACTGCCACTATCTTTGCTTGCCAAATTAAAAGGTCAGCCCAAAAGAAACACTCTTCCCTACTATGAGCGAGTTTCACcaaagtggtttttttccccctgaattcTTTATAATTTTTCATAATCTTTTCTGATTTCTGGATCCCATATGTCAGCACTCAGCCCAGGAGTAACACTGCATACAGAGGTGATACCATGTCCTCTGTCCAATATTCTCTTTTAAACAAGCCAGTGATCCTTTTGGTCATGACTCAGGACAGAAGAGCCAACTTGGCAAACTGGGAACTGCAGTCCTTTCTTGCAAAACGCTGACCAAGTCTGGTGCTTTGTTCTGAAGAACCCTCCTCATGTCACCTGCCAAGTGCTAGGAGCAGTTAGCCAACAGCAGAAAAGGTGCAGCTGAAGAGCAGTAGAAAGTAGTTCagtgggaaggggagaagagtTCATTAATACGCCATCTCCTGAGAACAGGTAAGTAGAGCCTGCAGCATATAGAGAGACCAGTAAAGCGCAGAGTAGTTATAACAACGTGTAAAACCAGGGTCTCCGTTCAAGTTTTGTCTGTGAACAGTTAGTGGAATATCCTCCCTGAGGAGAAATCTGAGTGCCATCCCTCCGGACCTTCAAACAGCCCTGACCTTAGGAatacaggataattcaggttggaaggcacctccggaagtctctagtccaacctcctgctcacagcagggctaGCTATGGGGTCAGACCAAGTTACTCAGGACTTTagccagtcaggtcttgaaaacctccaaggatggaagcaGCATaacctccctgggcagcctgttccactcCCTGACTGTCCTCATGAGGAAACAGTTTCTTCTTaaatccagtctgaacctctctttttttcaacttaagtcCATCCTCTCTCATCCTCCTGCTAGGCACCACTGGAAGAACTTTGTTCCACCTTCTTTATAACCTCCTCATAGACTTTGGGGAGCTTCTGCCTTTAGGCCCTCCCAAAGCCCtatcttctccaggctgaacaagcccagctccctcagcctctcctcacatgaCAACCTCCTGACCATCTCGCTGGCCTCCCCTGGACTTGTTCCAGTTTATTGATCATTTTCCCTGTACTGCGAgacccaaaactggatgcaatatCTAGATGCGGTCTAATGAGGGCTGAGtaaaggggaataatcacttcccttgaacAGGCAATGCTTCTGTTCCTACAGCCCAGGATAATCCTGTTGGCTGCGTTTGCCTCCAGGGCACATCGCTGGTTCATGTTCAGCTTACTGTTTACCAAAACCTCCAGGgctttttcagcagagctgttccCTGACCAGCCAGTCCCCAGCTCCTCATCAGAAAGAGAATCACTGCAACCCCACATGCACCAACTGTCTCTAGGCTGGACCCGAGCAATgaacaaaaaacagaaatgcagttcCTCTCCCAGTAAATGCAGAACAGCACAATCCTTGGTCCTGCATCAGCACTTCCCAAAAGAGGGCATCTTTTCACTGTATAGGTAAACTAAACTACCATCGCACACAAGAATGAACTGTCACAGGCAGCCCATAAAAACTGAGCAGTGGGGGTGGGAAGGGCCCTCCACATTGCACACTCATAGTAGGGTTGTTGTCAGCACTAGTATGGGGTGGCTGGGGCTTTGCCCCACAGAGGCGGGGAACCCCCA is a genomic window of Dromaius novaehollandiae isolate bDroNov1 chromosome 11, bDroNov1.hap1, whole genome shotgun sequence containing:
- the MARS2 gene encoding LOW QUALITY PROTEIN: methionine--tRNA ligase, mitochondrial (The sequence of the model RefSeq protein was modified relative to this genomic sequence to represent the inferred CDS: deleted 1 base in 1 codon), with amino-acid sequence MLLWPPRRLARGLCGAAADAAAGPGSGPGRGPGPGRGVLLSTPIFYANAPPHIGHLYSALLADALHRHRRLRGAAPGRLSTGTDEHGLKIQQAAAAAGVSPPQLCARVSGLFRQALAQAAVSFTDFVCTSEPRHRRAVQHFWAALQGRGALYKGCYEGWYCTAEECFLPESQLADRRDAQGRARKVSLETGHQVHWTKEENYMFRLSEFQKPLQKWLRDNPCVISPVPFYQQVLHWLEEDLPDLSVSRERSRLQWGIPVPSDSTQTIYVWVDALVNYLSVVGYPETHGEWWPAAHHIVGKDILKFHAVYWPALLMAAGLAPPERICVHSHWTVHGQKMSKSLGNVIDPISCFGQYTVDGFRYFLLRQGVPERDCDYYDEKVVKLVNSELADALGGLLNRSTALSINPSNTYPCFSESCFPKISDCDGTQALGRAITEDYELVASVASLPLQVASYFESFQIYKALECIALCVRETNGFFQRHKPWKLDRKDPAEKLWLDTIIHVTLECLRVYGTLLQPVIPNIADKLLSRLSVEPEERSLSSLTFLPRYNGKPCPFEGRQLGPDTGILFHRLEKSRQSQMENKRL